A portion of the Myxococcus stipitatus genome contains these proteins:
- a CDS encoding lysophospholipid acyltransferase family protein yields the protein MMRASGLPLATWLAFFGLMRRYHRYEVVNLAPLLRPGAKLIVGYHGRPLAVDLCMLTVTLHEHLGYLPHGVAHGAFDRIPGMRAVADGLGFVTGDDPRLAQAVARGEHVVLQPGGTREGCRSFRHRYRVDWGERLGYLRLAVRYRLPIVPVGGSGMDDAFVGLNDGYALGRRLGMPARLPLWLGLGATGVWPLSLPFPVKMTQWVGEPMTRHLEPGFDANDRASMLAAHREVAGAVQALLDKARASDPGKAAAA from the coding sequence ATGATGCGCGCGAGCGGCCTGCCCCTGGCGACGTGGCTGGCGTTCTTCGGGCTGATGCGTCGCTATCACCGCTACGAGGTGGTGAACCTGGCGCCGCTGCTGCGGCCGGGCGCGAAGCTCATCGTCGGCTACCACGGGCGCCCGCTGGCGGTGGACCTGTGCATGTTGACGGTGACGCTCCACGAGCACCTGGGCTACCTGCCGCACGGCGTGGCGCATGGCGCGTTCGACCGCATCCCCGGGATGCGCGCGGTGGCGGACGGGTTGGGGTTCGTGACGGGGGACGACCCACGGCTGGCCCAGGCGGTGGCGCGGGGCGAGCATGTGGTGTTGCAGCCCGGGGGCACGCGCGAGGGGTGTCGGAGCTTCCGGCATCGCTACCGCGTGGACTGGGGCGAGCGGCTCGGCTACCTGCGGCTGGCGGTCCGCTACCGGCTGCCCATCGTCCCGGTGGGTGGCAGCGGGATGGATGACGCGTTCGTGGGGCTCAATGACGGGTATGCGCTGGGGCGGCGGCTGGGCATGCCCGCGCGACTGCCCTTGTGGCTGGGATTGGGCGCGACGGGGGTGTGGCCGTTGTCGCTGCCCTTCCCGGTGAAGATGACACAGTGGGTGGGCGAGCCGATGACGCGACACCTGGAGCCGGGGTTCGACGCGAACGACCGGGCGTCGATGCTGGCGGCGCACCGGGAGGTCGCGGGAGCGGTTCAGGCGCTGCTCGACAAGGCGCGCGCGAGTGACCCAGGGAAGGCAGCGGCGGCATGA
- a CDS encoding SDR family oxidoreductase, translating to MSETEGRDTTRRQWALILGASSGTGAGIAWEVARRPGLDVFGVHRGRYADAATRLEQQVREVGRRAVLWQADASTPEAAEAGVEALREVAGPGSVKLFVHSIAGASVGHFLSEGEDRLHAKRMRRTFDAMAHSFVYWAQALVARDMLAPGARLLGLQNPLDDTHLSNTGLISASKAALEMYVRYLAMELGPRGHRVNLLKFGTVMTPALKHVYSPEALERLEAAHSRMNPAGRMCTVEEVARFVGVLTGDDAGWFNGATIDFTGGMTLRLLDLVLNP from the coding sequence ATGAGCGAGACCGAGGGACGCGACACGACGAGGCGGCAGTGGGCACTCATCCTCGGAGCGTCCTCGGGCACGGGAGCCGGCATCGCGTGGGAGGTGGCGCGGAGGCCGGGGCTGGACGTGTTCGGCGTGCACCGGGGGCGGTACGCGGACGCGGCGACGCGGCTGGAGCAGCAGGTGCGCGAGGTCGGGCGGCGCGCGGTGCTGTGGCAGGCGGACGCGTCCACGCCGGAGGCGGCGGAGGCCGGGGTGGAGGCGTTGCGGGAGGTGGCGGGGCCGGGCTCGGTGAAGCTGTTCGTCCACTCGATTGCGGGAGCGTCGGTGGGGCACTTCCTGTCGGAGGGAGAGGACCGGTTGCACGCGAAGCGGATGCGGCGCACGTTCGACGCGATGGCGCATTCGTTCGTGTACTGGGCGCAGGCGCTGGTGGCGCGGGACATGCTGGCGCCGGGCGCGCGGCTGCTCGGGTTGCAGAACCCGCTGGACGACACGCACCTGTCGAACACGGGGCTCATCAGCGCGTCGAAGGCGGCGCTGGAGATGTACGTGCGCTACCTCGCGATGGAGCTGGGGCCCAGAGGGCACCGGGTGAACCTGCTCAAGTTCGGCACGGTGATGACGCCCGCGCTCAAGCACGTGTACTCGCCGGAGGCGCTGGAGCGGCTGGAGGCGGCGCACTCGCGGATGAACCCGGCGGGGCGCATGTGCACGGTGGAGGAGGTCGCGCGCTTCGTCGGCGTGCTCACGGGTGACGACGCGGGCTGGTTCAACGGAGCCACCATCGACTTCACCGGCGGCATGACGCTGCGCCTGCTCGACCTCGTGCTCAATCCGTGA
- a CDS encoding class I SAM-dependent methyltransferase produces the protein MPSGLEVGDVALLACLACGAAVAFQGQHEAGRLESGHLRCGSCGEAWDVQGGLARLYREDAVRGTDRLMRVIYDGLPALHDPLTTVLTPLLQSVSEARMRGRYLRRLELGALTGAPARILEVGVGAGANLPLVRRGLPPGVAAEVWGVDLSEGMLGQCQRRLRNGAFPEVRLLMADGHALPFASGTFDRVLSVGGIGGYRDPARALSELARVAKPGTPVVVVDEQMDPEFQPSLLQRAAFRAITFYSRDPHCPTELLPEGATDVVAEQVSPFFYSLTFRMPGGASRVTD, from the coding sequence GTGCCTAGCGGACTGGAAGTGGGGGATGTCGCGCTGCTGGCGTGTCTGGCCTGTGGCGCGGCGGTGGCGTTCCAAGGTCAGCACGAGGCGGGGCGGCTGGAGTCCGGTCACCTGCGCTGCGGGAGCTGTGGCGAAGCCTGGGACGTCCAGGGTGGGCTGGCCCGGCTGTACCGCGAGGACGCGGTCCGGGGGACGGACCGGTTGATGCGCGTCATCTACGACGGGCTCCCGGCGTTGCATGATCCCCTGACGACGGTGCTGACGCCGCTGTTGCAGTCCGTCTCCGAGGCGCGGATGCGTGGGCGGTACCTGCGCAGGCTGGAGCTGGGGGCGCTGACGGGGGCTCCCGCGCGCATCCTGGAGGTGGGGGTGGGGGCGGGGGCGAACCTGCCGCTCGTGCGGCGGGGGCTGCCTCCGGGCGTGGCGGCGGAGGTGTGGGGGGTGGATTTGAGCGAGGGGATGCTCGGGCAGTGCCAGCGGCGACTCCGCAACGGGGCGTTCCCGGAGGTGCGTTTGTTGATGGCGGATGGGCACGCGCTGCCGTTCGCGTCGGGGACGTTCGACCGGGTGTTGAGCGTGGGAGGGATTGGCGGTTATCGCGACCCGGCGCGGGCGCTCTCGGAGCTGGCGAGGGTGGCGAAGCCGGGCACGCCCGTCGTCGTGGTGGACGAGCAGATGGACCCGGAGTTCCAGCCGTCGCTGCTCCAGCGCGCGGCGTTCCGCGCGATTACGTTCTACTCGCGCGACCCCCACTGCCCCACGGAGCTGCTGCCCGAAGGCGCCACGGACGTGGTGGCGGAGCAGGTATCACCGTTCTTCTACAGCCTCACGTTCCGGATGCCGGGCGGGGCGTCCCGCGTCACGGATTGA
- a CDS encoding serine/threonine-protein kinase, with the protein MRPLPLEATVPRPEEPARFRAEGEVVGGRYRILDFLGRGGAGTVWRAQDLLAGPVAIKRLHKTVEDLVKLPPGESTPSSAARHELALSLAHEFQTLASVRHPHVISVLDYGFDADGRPYLAMDLLEDARHLVQAGANQPLETQVELLVQTLHALAYLHRRGVIHRDLKPANVLVTRGQVKVLDFGLAVGRDKVHHAQPGGTPGYLAPELFEDQPPSEVTDLFSVGAMACQMMFGRLPFDGKAQAPAGFPSALREVLERLVSKDPRERPRSADAAIAALCTATGRPVPVETVTTRESFLQAARYVGRTRELARLGSVLEAALVGRGGGMLVGGESGVGKSRLLDELRPMALVRGAVVLRGQAVAAGGSPYQEWRTVLRWLSVLVPLDEREASILKPLVPDVETLLGRAVPDPAELGAEMAHARLLQVVEDLFSRLAQPTVVVLEDLHWAHGESLLLLSRLASRASRLPLLLLGSFRDDEAPTLPVELPGLDVLRLPRLDAGEIAVLSESMIGPAGARPHLVELLRRETEGNPFFLVEVARALAEDAGGLDRLGQMALPERVFAGGMRRLVRRRLEKVPVGSRDLLRVAAIVGRQVNVPLLRAAAPGVDVERWLSDCAAAAVLDVADGHWRFAHDKLREGVLEELAAAERPLLHRRVAEALEAELREGSDEWTSALCYHWGEAGDSRREAEYAERAGEAALRVGACREALPFLTRALERVSSREVLRMGHLEALLAEARFQLGELATFRTHAERALKHFGWPVPTSRVGWALGTVSQVVLRLAQSARPDAYDEETEERRRVRRVAGRLLMRLIYAQQALPVLWAGLRTLNLCEPAGASPELARGYTNMAVVAGTVPLRPVAEVWMGRAREVAERVGSPADLAYVLNRNAVYATYVGRWAEVEAWLERAIGIVDSVGDFRLAEECRALLTVASCYQGRFHRGLPLMEWLETSARRRGALQTQHWALHYQAYIHLRLGNLVKARVALDQTVAWTESQGGLTDRIIVEGTQALLRLREGDLDGARLSAEKALAKLSAGKPVAHFLYFGVTTVAEVLLTLWEREGGRDASLVERARAAVHAVEGFARVFPFGEPAARLWRGCEAWLSGDAPAAYDAWREAIALGGAKETAYEEARARYELARHLPSDDPGRRAHLERAVDHFAQLGTQDDLALARVLQPPGA; encoded by the coding sequence ATGCGTCCTCTCCCACTCGAAGCGACAGTCCCTCGACCCGAGGAGCCGGCGCGGTTTCGCGCCGAGGGCGAGGTCGTGGGTGGGCGCTACCGCATCCTCGACTTCCTGGGTCGGGGCGGTGCGGGGACGGTGTGGCGCGCGCAGGACCTGCTGGCGGGCCCCGTCGCCATCAAGCGGCTGCACAAGACGGTGGAGGACCTGGTCAAGCTGCCGCCGGGGGAGAGCACGCCGTCGTCCGCGGCGCGGCATGAGCTGGCCCTGTCCCTGGCGCACGAGTTCCAGACGCTCGCCTCCGTGCGCCACCCGCACGTCATCAGCGTGCTCGACTACGGCTTCGACGCCGACGGCCGGCCCTACCTGGCCATGGACCTGCTGGAGGACGCGCGGCACCTGGTGCAGGCCGGCGCCAACCAGCCGCTGGAGACGCAGGTGGAGCTGCTCGTGCAGACGCTGCACGCGCTGGCGTACCTGCACCGGCGCGGCGTCATCCACCGCGACCTCAAGCCCGCCAACGTGCTCGTCACGCGCGGGCAGGTGAAGGTGCTCGACTTCGGGCTCGCGGTGGGGCGCGACAAGGTGCACCACGCGCAGCCGGGCGGCACGCCGGGCTACCTGGCGCCGGAGCTGTTCGAGGACCAGCCGCCCTCCGAGGTGACGGACCTCTTCAGCGTGGGCGCCATGGCATGCCAGATGATGTTCGGCCGGCTGCCCTTCGACGGGAAGGCGCAGGCCCCCGCGGGCTTCCCGTCCGCGCTGCGCGAGGTGTTGGAGCGGCTGGTGTCCAAGGATCCGCGCGAGCGGCCCCGGAGCGCGGACGCGGCCATCGCCGCGCTGTGCACGGCCACGGGGCGGCCGGTGCCGGTGGAGACGGTCACCACGCGGGAGAGCTTCCTCCAGGCGGCGCGCTACGTGGGGCGCACGCGGGAGCTGGCGCGGCTGGGGTCGGTGCTCGAGGCGGCGCTGGTGGGGCGCGGCGGCGGCATGCTGGTGGGCGGCGAGAGCGGCGTGGGCAAGTCGCGCCTGCTCGACGAGCTGCGCCCCATGGCGTTGGTGCGCGGCGCGGTGGTGTTGCGCGGGCAGGCGGTGGCCGCGGGCGGCAGTCCCTACCAGGAGTGGCGCACGGTGCTGCGGTGGCTGTCGGTGCTCGTGCCGCTGGACGAGCGCGAGGCGAGCATCCTCAAGCCGCTGGTGCCGGACGTGGAGACGCTGCTCGGGCGCGCGGTGCCGGACCCGGCGGAGCTGGGCGCGGAGATGGCCCACGCGCGCCTGCTCCAGGTGGTGGAGGACCTGTTCAGCCGGCTGGCCCAGCCCACGGTGGTGGTGCTGGAGGACCTGCACTGGGCCCATGGCGAGTCGCTGCTGCTGCTGTCGCGCCTGGCCTCGCGGGCCTCGCGCCTGCCGCTGTTGCTGCTGGGCAGCTTCCGTGACGACGAGGCGCCCACGTTGCCCGTGGAGCTGCCCGGGCTGGACGTGCTGCGGCTGCCCCGGCTGGACGCGGGTGAAATCGCGGTCCTCAGCGAGTCGATGATTGGCCCCGCGGGGGCCCGGCCGCACCTGGTGGAGCTGTTGCGCCGCGAGACGGAGGGCAACCCCTTTTTCCTCGTGGAGGTGGCGCGCGCGCTGGCGGAGGACGCCGGAGGGTTGGACCGGCTGGGGCAGATGGCGCTGCCCGAGCGCGTCTTCGCCGGTGGCATGCGGCGGCTGGTGCGCCGGCGCCTGGAGAAGGTGCCGGTGGGCTCGCGCGACCTGCTGCGCGTGGCGGCCATCGTCGGGCGGCAGGTGAACGTGCCCCTGCTGCGCGCGGCGGCGCCCGGCGTGGACGTGGAGCGCTGGCTGTCCGACTGCGCGGCGGCGGCGGTGCTGGACGTGGCGGACGGGCACTGGCGCTTCGCGCACGACAAGCTGCGCGAGGGCGTGCTGGAGGAGCTGGCCGCGGCGGAGCGTCCGTTGCTGCACCGGCGCGTGGCGGAGGCGCTGGAGGCGGAGCTGCGCGAGGGCTCCGACGAGTGGACGTCCGCGCTGTGCTACCACTGGGGCGAGGCGGGCGACTCGCGCCGCGAGGCGGAGTACGCGGAGCGCGCGGGCGAGGCGGCGCTGCGCGTGGGCGCGTGCCGCGAGGCGCTGCCGTTCCTGACGCGCGCGCTGGAGCGGGTGTCGTCCCGCGAGGTGTTGCGGATGGGGCACCTGGAGGCGCTGCTGGCCGAGGCGCGCTTCCAACTGGGGGAGCTGGCGACGTTCCGGACGCACGCGGAGCGCGCGCTCAAGCACTTCGGCTGGCCGGTGCCCACCTCGCGCGTGGGCTGGGCGCTGGGCACGGTGTCGCAGGTGGTGCTGCGGCTGGCGCAGAGCGCGCGGCCGGACGCCTACGACGAGGAGACGGAGGAGCGGCGGCGGGTGCGGCGGGTGGCGGGCCGGCTGTTGATGCGGCTCATCTACGCGCAGCAGGCGCTGCCGGTGCTGTGGGCGGGGCTGCGCACGCTCAACCTGTGCGAGCCCGCGGGCGCGTCCCCGGAGCTGGCGCGGGGCTATACCAACATGGCGGTGGTGGCGGGCACGGTGCCCCTGCGGCCGGTGGCCGAGGTGTGGATGGGGCGGGCGCGCGAGGTGGCCGAGCGCGTGGGCAGCCCCGCGGACCTGGCCTACGTGCTCAACCGCAACGCGGTGTACGCGACGTACGTCGGGCGGTGGGCGGAGGTGGAGGCGTGGCTGGAGCGGGCCATCGGCATCGTCGATTCGGTGGGTGACTTCCGTCTGGCGGAGGAGTGCCGGGCGCTGCTCACGGTGGCATCGTGCTACCAGGGGCGGTTCCACCGGGGGCTGCCGCTGATGGAGTGGCTGGAGACGTCGGCGCGGCGGCGCGGGGCGCTGCAGACGCAGCACTGGGCGCTGCACTATCAGGCGTACATCCACCTGCGGCTGGGCAACCTGGTCAAGGCGCGCGTGGCGTTGGACCAGACGGTGGCGTGGACGGAGTCCCAGGGGGGCCTCACCGACCGCATCATCGTCGAGGGCACGCAGGCGCTCTTGCGGCTGCGCGAGGGCGACCTGGACGGGGCGCGGCTGTCGGCGGAGAAGGCGCTGGCGAAGTTGTCGGCGGGCAAGCCGGTGGCGCACTTCCTCTACTTCGGCGTGACGACGGTGGCGGAGGTGCTGCTCACGTTGTGGGAGCGCGAGGGCGGCCGGGACGCGTCGCTGGTGGAGCGCGCGCGGGCGGCGGTGCACGCGGTGGAGGGCTTCGCGCGGGTGTTCCCCTTCGGCGAGCCGGCGGCGCGGCTGTGGCGGGGCTGCGAGGCGTGGCTGTCGGGGGACGCTCCCGCGGCGTATGACGCGTGGCGCGAGGCCATCGCGCTCGGCGGGGCGAAGGAGACGGCGTACGAGGAGGCGCGCGCGCGGTACGAGCTCGCGCGGCATCTGCCCTCGGACGACCCGGGCCGGCGCGCCCACCTGGAACGGGCAGTGGACCATTTCGCACAACTGGGGACCCAGGACGACCTAGCGCTGGCGAGGGTGCTACAACCCCCAGGTGCCTAG
- a CDS encoding exopolysaccharide biosynthesis protein: protein MSTPSSSSPSSAQFSDTQVQLSATLRALAARLPESLTVRELMEACGEQGLLLFCCILTFPFFLPVSPPGVSTVFGALIVLIGLGVMFNRVPWLPRRFMEKRLSRESLRPSLEKGANVFMKVDKLSKPRLLALSHGASTNRFNGFMLFVAGVLLMAPFGFVPFSNTLPALAALFFAVGILQRDGYAILAGHGMTLGTIVYFATLIYGAIQGGRGLASLVGH, encoded by the coding sequence ATGTCCACGCCCTCGTCGTCCTCGCCCTCGTCCGCCCAGTTCTCCGACACCCAGGTCCAGCTGTCCGCCACGCTGCGGGCGCTGGCGGCGCGCCTGCCCGAGTCGCTCACCGTCCGGGAGCTGATGGAGGCCTGTGGGGAGCAGGGCCTGCTGCTGTTCTGCTGCATCCTCACCTTCCCCTTCTTCCTGCCCGTGTCGCCGCCGGGGGTCTCCACCGTGTTCGGCGCGCTCATCGTCCTCATCGGGCTGGGGGTGATGTTCAACCGCGTGCCGTGGCTGCCGCGCCGGTTCATGGAGAAGCGCCTGTCGCGCGAGTCGCTGCGCCCCTCGCTGGAGAAGGGCGCCAACGTCTTCATGAAGGTCGACAAGCTGAGCAAGCCGCGCCTGCTCGCGCTCTCCCACGGCGCCAGCACCAACCGCTTCAACGGGTTCATGCTCTTCGTGGCCGGCGTGCTGCTGATGGCGCCGTTCGGCTTCGTGCCCTTCAGCAATACCCTGCCCGCGCTGGCCGCGCTGTTCTTCGCCGTCGGCATCCTGCAGCGAGACGGCTACGCCATCCTCGCCGGGCACGGCATGACGCTGGGGACCATCGTCTACTTCGCGACCCTCATCTACGGCGCCATCCAGGGCGGCCGTGGACTGGCCAGCCTCGTCGGCCACTGA
- a CDS encoding DUF2378 family protein → MRPATSMPPALDTPEPLVFPQSFEGLLRALGDQLDERCVGRLKQVGVDAKGRLAPAYPLEVWLGALKVAADTLAPQLPLEDGAVVVGRRFVEGFGSTLIGSALLSTVRLLGPERMLARMTRNLRTGTNYLQASLEPVGPGRYTLTCQPVVVAGFYVGLFLAGLEASGAPRPSVQVVRREGEKAVYDIAWG, encoded by the coding sequence ATGCGGCCCGCGACTAGCATGCCGCCCGCCTTGGACACCCCCGAGCCGTTGGTCTTCCCCCAGAGCTTCGAAGGACTCCTCCGCGCCCTGGGGGACCAGCTGGACGAGCGTTGCGTCGGCCGCCTCAAGCAGGTGGGCGTGGACGCGAAGGGGCGGCTCGCGCCGGCCTACCCCCTGGAGGTGTGGCTGGGGGCATTGAAGGTGGCCGCCGACACGCTGGCCCCTCAGCTGCCCCTGGAGGATGGCGCCGTCGTGGTGGGGCGCCGCTTCGTCGAGGGCTTCGGCTCCACCCTCATCGGCAGCGCCCTGCTGTCCACCGTCCGGCTGCTGGGCCCGGAGCGGATGCTGGCGCGGATGACGCGCAACCTGCGCACCGGCACCAACTACCTCCAGGCCTCGCTGGAGCCGGTGGGCCCCGGGCGCTACACGCTCACCTGCCAGCCCGTGGTGGTGGCGGGCTTCTACGTGGGCCTCTTCCTCGCGGGGCTGGAGGCGAGCGGAGCGCCCCGCCCCTCGGTCCAGGTCGTTCGTCGAGAGGGCGAGAAGGCGGTGTACGACATCGCCTGGGGTTGA
- a CDS encoding phospholipase D-like domain-containing protein: MRWATVALVATAVMTGCPAACTEERPRPFQLTGEVGSGGPEFAVALYQTVGVRMVPGNRLTWANNGAVFDVMVEEIGRARTSVNLVMFIWRPGRASDRLVEAMTERARAGVACRVLVDPFGSNGFEREVKPRLEAAGCRAHLFRPLPADETLARNHRKLLVVDGRVGVTGGLAIQDEWLGNGLREDAWRDTNARVTGPVVEQMQQAFAENWQETTGEMLPASDFPTLARAMPGLDGAGEGWAAFVGSTANPEVTRAERLTQLMVRAARERLWIAQSYFTPNGVLSALLQERARAGVDVRVLAPGDLNDQEVITVAQRASYSALREAGVRLWEYQPSMMHAKTMLVDDRLVLVGSINYDPLSFNVLEEGSLVMEDAEAAKRMEAFFLEDLSHAREVGVREVPRAGASGSGQ, from the coding sequence ATGCGGTGGGCGACGGTGGCGCTGGTGGCGACGGCGGTGATGACGGGGTGTCCCGCGGCCTGCACGGAGGAGCGGCCCCGGCCCTTCCAGCTCACGGGCGAGGTGGGCTCGGGCGGGCCGGAGTTCGCGGTGGCGCTCTACCAGACGGTGGGCGTGCGCATGGTGCCCGGCAACCGGCTGACGTGGGCCAACAACGGGGCCGTCTTCGACGTGATGGTGGAGGAGATTGGCCGGGCGCGGACGTCGGTGAACCTGGTGATGTTCATCTGGCGGCCGGGGCGCGCGTCGGACCGGTTGGTGGAGGCGATGACCGAGCGGGCCCGCGCGGGGGTGGCGTGTCGTGTGCTGGTGGACCCCTTCGGCAGCAACGGCTTCGAGCGGGAGGTGAAGCCGCGGTTGGAGGCGGCGGGGTGCAGGGCGCACCTGTTCCGGCCGTTGCCAGCGGATGAGACCCTGGCGCGCAATCACCGCAAGCTGCTGGTGGTGGACGGGCGCGTGGGGGTGACGGGGGGACTGGCCATCCAGGACGAATGGCTGGGAAATGGCCTGCGGGAGGACGCGTGGCGGGACACGAACGCGCGCGTGACGGGTCCGGTGGTGGAGCAGATGCAGCAGGCGTTCGCGGAGAACTGGCAGGAGACGACGGGGGAGATGCTGCCCGCGAGCGACTTCCCCACGCTGGCGCGGGCGATGCCGGGGCTGGATGGCGCGGGCGAGGGCTGGGCCGCGTTCGTGGGGAGCACGGCGAACCCGGAGGTGACGCGGGCGGAGCGGCTCACGCAGCTCATGGTGCGCGCGGCGCGCGAGCGGCTGTGGATTGCCCAGTCGTACTTCACGCCGAACGGGGTGTTGTCGGCGCTGCTCCAGGAGCGGGCGCGCGCGGGCGTGGACGTGCGGGTGCTGGCGCCGGGGGACCTGAACGACCAGGAGGTCATCACCGTGGCGCAGCGCGCGTCGTACTCGGCGCTGAGGGAGGCGGGGGTGCGGCTGTGGGAGTACCAGCCGTCGATGATGCACGCGAAGACGATGCTGGTGGATGACCGGTTGGTGCTGGTGGGGTCCATCAACTACGACCCGCTGTCGTTCAACGTGTTGGAGGAGGGCTCGCTGGTGATGGAGGACGCCGAGGCGGCGAAGCGGATGGAGGCGTTCTTCCTGGAGGACCTGTCGCACGCGCGCGAGGTGGGCGTGCGGGAGGTGCCGCGGGCCGGGGCGTCCGGTAGCGGCCAGTGA
- a CDS encoding SDR family oxidoreductase, with product MASQDARLLFVAGATGATGRNVVKQALARDVPLIAHVRPKSAQTEPARDWPRKATVELADAGALAREMQGCTTVLQLIGTMRKRFSTGDTYETSDIGTTRQLVEAAKTAGVDHLVLLSSMGAGKPVGTYLKAKAEAERLVRESGIPWTIVRPPAFEGEYHHPPALLGVLAKLRPFRGLRPIHLDQLAAVLLRVAEKRAPLGAVLEGDSLWEAVAAAGR from the coding sequence ATGGCATCGCAGGACGCGCGTCTTCTCTTCGTCGCAGGAGCCACGGGGGCCACCGGCCGCAACGTGGTGAAGCAGGCGCTGGCGCGTGACGTGCCGCTGATTGCGCACGTGCGGCCGAAGAGCGCTCAGACGGAGCCGGCGAGGGACTGGCCTCGCAAGGCGACCGTGGAGCTGGCGGATGCCGGGGCGCTGGCGAGGGAGATGCAGGGGTGCACGACGGTGCTCCAGCTCATCGGCACGATGCGCAAGCGTTTTTCGACGGGGGACACGTACGAGACGAGCGACATCGGCACGACGCGGCAGTTGGTGGAGGCGGCGAAGACGGCGGGGGTGGACCACCTGGTGTTGCTCAGCTCGATGGGCGCGGGGAAGCCCGTGGGGACGTACCTGAAGGCGAAGGCGGAGGCGGAGCGGCTGGTCCGCGAGAGTGGAATCCCGTGGACCATCGTCCGTCCGCCCGCGTTCGAGGGCGAGTACCACCACCCGCCCGCGCTGCTGGGCGTGCTCGCGAAGCTGCGCCCGTTTCGCGGGCTGCGCCCCATCCACCTGGACCAGCTCGCGGCGGTGCTGCTGCGCGTGGCGGAGAAGCGAGCACCGCTGGGCGCGGTGCTCGAGGGGGACAGCCTGTGGGAGGCGGTCGCGGCGGCGGGGAGGTGA
- a CDS encoding N-acetylmuramoyl-L-alanine amidase: MLSPIKRFVNNTFVRPLKDEPRPEPKPTPTPGASPSPRPVDSFEPSPTPSPSPGKPPPGYGTGTAPKGPAPLTPPSTDPSNPTPQMQVRPAKSDRYNDRPAGADIDTIVLHHTADGSDRSSLTTLTGNTDGEGVFGKLGQWAKDKKNGKVSAHYMIGKDGTIYQLVGDQKRAWHAGDGSLRGDGKDVNDRSIGIEIVNEGDGKDGYTEAQYKALEQLVPYLAKRYEVPAGNVVGHKETNPDKKDPSENFDFNRIVRATEKKVG, from the coding sequence ATGCTGAGCCCCATCAAGCGCTTCGTGAACAACACCTTCGTGCGCCCGCTCAAGGACGAGCCGCGCCCGGAGCCCAAGCCCACGCCCACGCCTGGGGCCTCGCCGTCGCCGCGCCCGGTGGACAGCTTCGAGCCGTCCCCCACGCCGTCCCCGAGCCCGGGCAAGCCGCCTCCGGGCTACGGCACCGGGACGGCCCCCAAGGGCCCCGCGCCCCTGACGCCGCCGTCCACCGACCCGTCCAACCCCACGCCGCAGATGCAGGTCCGCCCGGCGAAGTCGGACCGCTACAACGACCGGCCCGCGGGCGCGGACATCGACACCATCGTCCTGCACCACACCGCCGACGGCTCCGACCGCAGCAGCCTCACCACGCTCACCGGCAACACGGACGGCGAGGGCGTGTTCGGGAAGCTTGGCCAGTGGGCCAAGGACAAGAAGAACGGCAAGGTCAGCGCCCACTACATGATTGGCAAGGACGGCACCATCTACCAGCTCGTCGGCGACCAGAAGCGCGCCTGGCACGCGGGAGATGGGTCGCTGCGCGGCGACGGCAAGGACGTGAACGACCGCTCCATCGGCATCGAAATCGTCAACGAGGGTGACGGCAAGGACGGCTACACCGAGGCCCAGTACAAGGCGCTCGAGCAGCTGGTGCCCTACCTCGCCAAGCGCTACGAGGTCCCCGCCGGCAACGTCGTGGGCCACAAGGAGACCAACCCCGACAAGAAGGACCCGTCGGAGAACTTCGACTTCAACCGCATCGTCCGCGCCACCGAGAAGAAGGTGGGCTGA